One window of Hymenobacter sp. BRD128 genomic DNA carries:
- the lon gene encoding endopeptidase La, whose protein sequence is MAADPDHLLPAAEAPEVLALLPVRNTVLFPGVVLPVTVTRKKSIRLVRKLAAKNEKLVGVVAQRHPDADEPSTDDLHPVGTLARILKLIDQPDDTVTIILQGQVRFHVGEQLTYSPQLTARVSYFTERALDAGVDGEMVLLQSLREAAGKVLELTPEIPMEARTMLDGIQSPAFLIHFLSSNVQLELPAKQQLLELADPEAQGRQLLEALLRQIELLEIKNDIRTKVHTGIDAEQREYFLRKQLKTLQDELGQGEGSAEGDVAALRQRALGKKWPEAVAKHFDKELAKLGRINQMSPDYPVTFSYVEFLLDLPWNETTKDKFNLKTTKKILDADHFGLEKVKERILEYLAVLKLKQDLKAPILCLYGPPGVGKTSLGRSIATALGRKYVRLSLGGVRDEAEIRGHRKTYVGAMPGRIISQIKKAGVSNPVIILDEIDKVSSDFRGDPSSALLEVLDPEQNSTFTDNYLEVEYDLSKVLFIATANSLDTIQPALRDRMEIIDLTGYTQEEKVQIARKHLWPKQLREHGLGETEVKINDAALHRVADDYTRESGVRSLERQLAALTRNLARRKASKEPLPAQLDPGDVQKILGSPRFDRDKDQDHDTAGVVTGLAWTSVGGDILFVESLLSRGRGKLTLSGQLGDVMKESAITALSYLRSRADELGIDYRMFEQYDLHIHFPEGGIPKDGPSAGIAIFTSIASAYTQRKIRPKMAMTGEITLRGRVLPVGGIKEKLLAARRAGIDLIILSPKNRKDVEEIPAEYLKGVHIHYAERVDDVLAVALLPELVARPQHLPVRDEAPAPVGPSVEVQ, encoded by the coding sequence ATGGCCGCCGACCCTGACCACCTACTGCCCGCCGCCGAGGCGCCCGAAGTGCTGGCCCTGCTGCCGGTGCGCAATACGGTGCTCTTTCCCGGCGTGGTGCTGCCCGTGACGGTGACGCGCAAAAAAAGCATTCGGCTGGTGCGCAAGCTGGCCGCCAAAAACGAGAAACTGGTGGGCGTAGTGGCCCAGCGCCACCCCGACGCCGACGAGCCCAGCACCGACGACCTGCACCCCGTGGGCACCCTGGCCCGCATTCTAAAGCTCATCGACCAGCCCGACGATACTGTTACCATCATTTTGCAAGGGCAGGTGCGCTTTCACGTGGGCGAGCAGCTCACGTACTCGCCGCAGCTCACGGCCAGGGTGTCGTACTTCACCGAGCGCGCCCTCGATGCCGGGGTCGATGGCGAAATGGTGCTGCTGCAAAGCCTGCGCGAGGCCGCTGGCAAAGTGCTGGAGCTGACGCCCGAAATTCCGATGGAGGCGCGCACCATGCTCGACGGCATTCAGTCGCCGGCCTTCCTCATTCATTTTCTGTCTTCCAATGTGCAGCTCGAGCTGCCCGCCAAGCAGCAGTTGCTGGAGCTAGCCGACCCCGAAGCTCAGGGCCGCCAACTACTCGAAGCGCTGCTGCGCCAAATTGAGCTGCTGGAAATCAAAAACGATATTCGCACCAAGGTGCACACCGGCATCGACGCCGAGCAGCGCGAGTATTTCCTGCGCAAGCAGCTTAAAACCCTGCAAGATGAGCTGGGCCAGGGCGAAGGCAGCGCCGAGGGCGACGTGGCCGCGCTCAGGCAGCGGGCCCTGGGCAAAAAGTGGCCCGAGGCCGTAGCCAAGCACTTCGACAAGGAGCTAGCCAAGCTCGGGCGCATCAACCAGATGTCGCCCGACTACCCGGTGACGTTCAGCTACGTGGAGTTTTTACTGGATTTGCCCTGGAACGAGACGACCAAGGACAAGTTCAACCTCAAGACGACCAAGAAAATCCTCGACGCCGACCACTTCGGCCTCGAAAAGGTGAAGGAGCGCATCCTGGAATATCTGGCCGTGCTCAAGCTGAAGCAGGACTTAAAGGCACCGATTTTGTGCCTCTACGGCCCGCCCGGCGTGGGCAAAACCTCGCTCGGGCGCAGCATTGCTACCGCGCTGGGCCGCAAGTACGTGCGCCTGAGCCTGGGCGGCGTGCGCGACGAGGCCGAGATTCGCGGCCACCGCAAAACCTACGTGGGCGCCATGCCCGGCCGCATTATCTCGCAAATAAAAAAGGCCGGCGTGAGCAACCCGGTGATTATTCTGGATGAGATTGACAAGGTGAGCAGCGACTTCCGGGGCGACCCCAGCTCGGCGCTGCTCGAAGTGCTGGACCCCGAGCAGAACTCGACCTTTACCGACAACTACCTGGAGGTGGAGTACGACCTGAGCAAAGTGCTCTTCATTGCCACCGCCAACTCGCTCGATACCATTCAGCCCGCCCTGCGCGACCGTATGGAGATTATCGACCTCACGGGCTACACGCAGGAGGAGAAGGTGCAGATTGCCAGGAAACACCTCTGGCCCAAGCAGCTGCGCGAGCACGGCCTGGGCGAAACGGAAGTTAAAATTAACGACGCGGCCTTGCACCGCGTGGCCGACGACTACACCCGCGAGAGCGGCGTGCGCAGCCTCGAACGCCAGTTGGCCGCCCTTACCCGCAACCTGGCCCGCCGCAAGGCCAGCAAGGAGCCGCTACCGGCCCAGCTCGACCCTGGTGACGTGCAAAAAATCCTGGGCTCGCCGCGCTTTGACCGCGACAAAGACCAGGACCACGACACGGCGGGCGTAGTAACCGGGCTAGCCTGGACCAGCGTGGGCGGCGATATTCTGTTCGTAGAGAGCCTCTTGAGCCGGGGCCGGGGCAAGCTCACGCTCTCGGGCCAGCTCGGCGACGTGATGAAGGAATCGGCCATTACGGCGCTCTCCTACCTGCGCTCGCGGGCCGATGAGCTGGGCATCGACTACCGGATGTTTGAGCAGTACGACCTGCACATTCACTTTCCCGAGGGCGGCATTCCGAAGGACGGGCCGAGCGCGGGCATCGCCATTTTCACCAGTATTGCCTCGGCTTATACCCAGCGCAAGATTCGGCCGAAGATGGCCATGACCGGCGAGATTACGCTGCGCGGCCGGGTGCTGCCGGTGGGCGGCATCAAGGAAAAGCTGCTGGCGGCCCGCCGCGCCGGCATCGACCTGATTATCCTTTCGCCCAAAAACCGCAAGGACGTGGAGGAAATTCCGGCCGAGTACCTCAAGGGCGTGCACATTCACTACGCCGAGCGCGTCGATGACGTGCTGGCCGTGGCCCTGCTACCCGAGCTGGTGGCCCGGCCCCAGCACCTGCCCGTGCGCGACGAGGCTCCCGCCCCGGTAGGCCCGAGCGTGGAAGTGCAGTAG
- a CDS encoding OmpA family protein, which translates to MTRRLRVHADGTPDFPNVNKIAFFEDKKALKAIQRAERRHRYAEARTLLMSYVGQFGIENFYRNTDLLWHLGQLLQRDSTQQELAKAYFRLALKHHRTDVRRVQLYYDSLEEKAAILYVPLKVYYDVVEYRKSISTFHPPKNVYTNMGDAVNSKYPDYGPALGAGDTVLLFTSKRPQGKGVRTREQEDLYVSHKESANYWSDAQPLPKPINSQYNEGSACFSHDGRTIFFARCECPTCHGNCDLYTASLGKDGKWSTPKSLGPLVNSVAWDSQPTLSPKEDTLYFASDRLGGFGLSDIYYTVKGKNGQWGRALNMGPVVNTRESEVSPFFHPLYQVLYFSSRGQLLNFGDFDIYKTYRVRGRWQEPRNIGPLVNGKGSEYYFTIDSQSKNLYYARSEEKDLNNLDLYSFPLPMEAQPLATTQVAGTLLDSVSNKPLKGMVSIIDLDNGIEVASKYLRADGSFDFELIEGSHYAMLIQSPDAFSVEKRFELKGDTVMTMLTNSIDYKLPLIFKNIEFEANKSSILPSMHPTLDRITLFLIDHPTYKLSISGHTDGRGDPDVNEKLSQDRAEEIRRYIERKGKLSPNRIESFGYGSSKPLKDELTEADARINRRVEFRLIKPEGEKGASGADWK; encoded by the coding sequence GTGACGCGCCGCCTGCGCGTGCACGCCGATGGCACCCCCGATTTTCCAAACGTCAACAAAATTGCCTTTTTTGAGGATAAAAAGGCGCTCAAGGCCATTCAGCGGGCCGAGCGCCGCCACCGCTACGCCGAGGCCCGCACGCTGCTGATGAGCTACGTCGGCCAGTTTGGCATTGAGAATTTTTACCGCAATACCGACCTGCTCTGGCACCTGGGCCAGCTCTTGCAGCGCGACAGCACGCAGCAGGAGTTAGCCAAGGCGTATTTTCGGCTAGCCCTCAAGCACCACCGCACCGATGTGCGGCGCGTGCAGCTCTACTACGACTCGCTGGAGGAGAAGGCCGCTATCCTCTACGTACCGCTCAAGGTGTACTACGACGTGGTGGAGTACCGCAAGAGTATCAGCACTTTCCACCCGCCCAAAAACGTGTATACCAACATGGGCGACGCCGTAAACTCGAAGTATCCCGACTACGGCCCCGCGCTGGGCGCCGGCGATACCGTGCTGCTTTTCACCTCCAAGCGGCCGCAGGGCAAGGGCGTGCGCACCCGCGAGCAGGAAGACCTGTACGTGTCGCACAAGGAAAGCGCCAACTACTGGTCTGACGCCCAACCGCTGCCCAAGCCCATCAATTCGCAGTATAACGAGGGCTCGGCGTGCTTCTCGCACGATGGCCGCACCATTTTCTTTGCCCGCTGCGAGTGCCCCACCTGCCACGGCAACTGCGACCTCTACACCGCTAGCCTCGGCAAAGACGGCAAGTGGAGCACGCCCAAAAGCCTTGGCCCGCTCGTGAACTCCGTGGCCTGGGACTCGCAGCCCACGCTCTCACCCAAGGAAGACACGCTCTACTTCGCCTCCGACCGGCTAGGGGGCTTCGGCCTCAGCGACATCTACTACACCGTGAAGGGCAAAAATGGCCAGTGGGGCCGCGCCCTAAATATGGGACCGGTGGTGAACACCCGCGAGAGCGAGGTAAGCCCGTTTTTTCACCCGCTCTACCAGGTGCTGTACTTCAGCTCGCGCGGCCAATTGCTCAATTTTGGCGACTTCGACATCTACAAAACCTACCGCGTGCGGGGCCGCTGGCAGGAGCCGCGCAATATCGGCCCGCTCGTAAATGGTAAAGGGTCAGAGTATTACTTCACTATTGACAGCCAGAGCAAAAACCTCTACTACGCCCGCTCGGAAGAAAAAGACCTCAACAACCTTGACCTCTATTCCTTCCCGCTGCCGATGGAGGCGCAGCCGCTGGCCACCACCCAGGTAGCCGGCACGCTGCTCGACTCGGTGAGCAACAAGCCCCTGAAAGGCATGGTCAGCATTATCGACTTAGATAATGGGATTGAGGTGGCTAGCAAATACTTGCGCGCCGACGGCTCGTTCGATTTCGAGCTCATCGAAGGCTCGCACTACGCCATGCTCATTCAAAGCCCCGACGCGTTTTCGGTGGAGAAGCGCTTTGAGCTCAAGGGAGATACCGTGATGACGATGCTCACCAACAGCATCGATTATAAGCTGCCGCTTATTTTTAAAAATATTGAATTTGAGGCCAATAAGTCGAGTATTTTGCCCAGCATGCACCCCACCCTCGACCGTATCACGCTGTTCCTGATTGACCACCCGACGTATAAGCTCAGCATTTCGGGCCACACCGACGGCCGCGGCGACCCCGACGTGAACGAGAAGCTCTCGCAAGACCGCGCTGAGGAAATCCGGCGCTACATCGAGCGCAAGGGCAAGCTAAGTCCCAACCGCATCGAAAGCTTCGGCTACGGCTCCAGCAAGCCCCTCAAAGACGAGCTGACCGAGGCCGACGCGCGTATCAATCGCCGCGTGGAGTTTCGGCTGATAAAGCCCGAAGGCGAGAAGGGCGCGAGCGGAGCCGACTGGAAGTAG
- the polX gene encoding DNA polymerase/3'-5' exonuclease PolX encodes MDNRALIKAFRLTAQLLELHDENAFKIRAYEGTATALEQLEFPVAEVERPGLPDRTGLSKTQAAKVAELLDTGTFKELQELLDKTPPGVVDLLNIKGIGPKKVRALWRDAGIESPEQLREAAEAGLVAKLKGFGAKTQESLLAALAFTDQSAGKLLFSQAEQLASDLAARLRQLPGVTEVAATGEVRRALEIVETIEILVASPDPAPIHALLNAAPGLRHDVLRSGPFAWRGTVADSGVGVAVRVVATDDFTNQLFVSTGNEAHLAAALPQSGPGQPASLRQWAKRERFASEEALYEKAGLQYVVPELREGLGEIELAAARKIPRLLEDSDLRGSLHNHSTYSDGSHSLRQMATFLRDEGYEYLGICDHSQAAHYANGLGPERVRQQQREIDELNAELAPFRIFKGIEADILGDGSLDYDEALRNTFDFVVASIHSNLKMDEQRATERLLAAIANPHCTMLGHPTGRLLLRRAGYPIDFKAVIDACAEHQVIIEINANPWRLDLDWRWVRYAIDRGVQLSINPDAHHTDGYADMRYGVLAGRKGMLTKEMTFNTKSVDEAAAYFAARKKRTKN; translated from the coding sequence ATGGATAACCGCGCCCTCATCAAAGCCTTCCGGCTCACGGCCCAGCTCCTGGAGCTGCACGACGAAAACGCCTTCAAAATCAGGGCCTACGAGGGCACCGCCACGGCCCTGGAGCAGCTGGAGTTTCCGGTGGCCGAGGTGGAGCGCCCCGGCCTGCCCGACCGCACCGGCCTGAGCAAAACGCAGGCCGCCAAAGTGGCCGAGCTGCTCGATACCGGCACGTTCAAGGAACTGCAGGAACTGCTCGATAAAACGCCGCCCGGCGTAGTAGACTTGCTGAATATCAAAGGTATCGGCCCCAAGAAAGTGCGCGCCCTGTGGCGCGACGCCGGCATCGAAAGTCCCGAGCAGCTGCGCGAAGCCGCCGAGGCCGGCCTGGTGGCCAAGCTCAAGGGCTTTGGGGCCAAAACCCAGGAAAGCCTGCTGGCCGCGCTGGCCTTCACCGACCAGAGTGCGGGCAAGCTGCTGTTTTCGCAGGCCGAGCAGCTGGCTAGCGACCTGGCCGCCCGCCTGCGCCAGCTGCCCGGCGTGACCGAAGTAGCCGCCACCGGCGAGGTGCGGCGCGCCCTCGAAATCGTGGAAACCATCGAAATTCTGGTGGCTAGCCCCGACCCGGCGCCCATTCACGCATTGCTCAATGCCGCGCCCGGCCTGCGGCACGACGTGCTGCGCTCGGGGCCCTTCGCCTGGCGCGGCACCGTGGCCGACTCGGGCGTGGGCGTAGCGGTGCGCGTGGTGGCCACTGATGATTTTACCAATCAGCTCTTTGTGAGCACCGGCAACGAGGCCCATCTCGCGGCAGCGCTGCCCCAGTCCGGCCCCGGCCAGCCCGCTAGCCTGCGCCAATGGGCCAAGCGCGAGCGCTTTGCCAGCGAAGAGGCGCTGTATGAGAAAGCCGGCCTGCAATACGTGGTGCCCGAACTGCGCGAAGGCCTGGGCGAAATTGAGCTGGCCGCCGCGCGCAAAATACCGCGCCTGCTGGAAGACAGCGACTTGCGCGGCTCGCTGCACAACCACAGCACCTACTCCGACGGCAGCCACTCGCTACGCCAGATGGCCACCTTCCTGCGCGATGAGGGCTACGAGTACCTTGGCATCTGCGACCACTCGCAGGCCGCGCACTACGCCAACGGCCTGGGCCCCGAGCGCGTGCGGCAGCAGCAGCGCGAGATTGATGAGCTGAACGCGGAGCTGGCTCCCTTCCGCATCTTTAAGGGCATTGAGGCCGATATTCTGGGCGATGGCTCGCTGGACTACGACGAGGCCCTGCGCAATACGTTCGACTTCGTGGTGGCTAGCATCCACTCCAACCTGAAGATGGACGAGCAGCGCGCCACCGAGCGCCTGCTGGCCGCCATTGCCAACCCGCACTGCACCATGCTGGGCCACCCCACCGGCCGGCTGCTGCTGCGCCGGGCCGGCTACCCCATTGATTTTAAGGCCGTTATCGATGCCTGCGCCGAGCACCAAGTCATTATCGAAATCAATGCCAACCCCTGGCGGCTCGACCTCGACTGGCGCTGGGTGCGCTACGCCATCGACCGGGGCGTGCAACTCAGCATCAACCCCGACGCCCACCACACCGACGGCTACGCCGACATGCGCTACGGCGTGCTGGCCGGCCGCAAAGGCATGCTAACCAAGGAGATGACGTTCAACACCAAGTCGGTAGACGAGGCAGCGGCGTACTTCGCGGCGCGGAAAAAAAGAACTAAAAATTAG
- a CDS encoding EVE domain-containing protein, with amino-acid sequence MNHWLVKSEPEAYSWADFVRDGGTDWTGVRNYQARNNLQAMQPGDLALFYHSVSEKAVVGVALVHASAAPDATAEAGSPWVAVHLRPHAPLARPVPLAALKADERLAQLGLLRQSRLSVTPVRPDEFDLILALAAG; translated from the coding sequence ATGAACCACTGGCTCGTTAAATCCGAACCCGAAGCTTATTCCTGGGCCGACTTCGTGCGCGACGGCGGCACCGACTGGACGGGCGTGCGCAACTACCAGGCCCGCAACAACCTGCAAGCCATGCAGCCCGGCGACCTGGCCCTATTTTACCACAGCGTGAGCGAGAAGGCGGTGGTGGGCGTGGCCCTGGTGCACGCTTCGGCTGCTCCCGATGCCACCGCCGAGGCCGGTAGCCCCTGGGTGGCGGTGCACCTGCGGCCCCACGCGCCGCTAGCCCGCCCCGTGCCGCTGGCCGCCCTCAAAGCCGACGAGCGGCTAGCGCAGCTTGGCCTGCTGCGGCAGTCGCGGCTGTCGGTGACACCGGTGCGGCCCGACGAGTTTGACCTGATTCTGGCCCTGGCGGCGGGCTAG
- a CDS encoding ribonuclease HII yields the protein MPPDSTKTPSLLATHTGQPHEAGLDEAGRGCLAGPVFAAAVILPPDFNPRFLNDSKQLTARRREALRTLICAEAVAWAVGEASTAEIAAINIAQASYLAMHRAVAALAVPATHLLLDGNRFQPFPGAPHTCAVRGDGRYRHIAAASILAKTFRDEHMLVLAQEYPQYGWAQNAGYPTAAHQAALRAHGPSPHHRPSFRLAY from the coding sequence ATGCCGCCTGATAGTACCAAGACACCATCCTTGCTCGCCACCCATACCGGCCAGCCGCACGAGGCTGGCCTCGACGAGGCCGGGCGCGGCTGCCTGGCCGGGCCGGTGTTTGCGGCGGCCGTTATTCTGCCGCCCGATTTCAATCCCCGGTTTCTCAACGACTCCAAGCAGCTCACGGCCCGTCGGCGCGAGGCGCTGCGCACCCTCATTTGCGCCGAGGCCGTGGCCTGGGCCGTGGGGGAAGCCTCCACGGCCGAAATCGCGGCCATTAATATCGCGCAGGCTAGCTACCTGGCCATGCACCGGGCGGTGGCGGCGCTGGCCGTGCCCGCCACGCATCTGCTGCTCGACGGCAACCGGTTTCAGCCTTTTCCCGGAGCGCCCCACACCTGCGCCGTGAGGGGCGATGGCCGCTATCGCCACATCGCGGCGGCCTCCATCCTGGCCAAAACGTTTCGCGACGAGCACATGCTGGTCCTGGCCCAGGAATACCCGCAGTATGGCTGGGCCCAGAACGCGGGTTACCCCACGGCCGCCCACCAAGCAGCGTTGCGCGCGCATGGCCCTAGCCCGCATCACCGCCCAAGTTTTAGGCTGGCGTATTAA
- a CDS encoding response regulator — MSPLSLSASPSILLVEDDQMDVMNVQRELRKQHITVPLIHAKNGREALNLLRGENGETKIARPSLVMLDLNMPRLNGLELLKILRNDPEFNDLSVFIMTTSDLDTDRSGLAASA; from the coding sequence ATGTCCCCCCTTTCCTTGTCCGCCTCACCTAGCATCCTGCTCGTCGAAGACGACCAGATGGATGTGATGAATGTGCAGCGGGAACTTCGCAAGCAACATATCACCGTGCCGCTGATACACGCCAAAAACGGCCGCGAAGCCCTCAACCTGCTACGCGGCGAAAATGGCGAAACCAAGATTGCGCGCCCCAGCCTGGTAATGCTCGACCTGAATATGCCGCGCCTCAACGGCCTGGAACTCCTCAAAATACTGCGCAACGACCCCGAATTCAACGACCTCAGCGTGTTCATCATGACCACGTCGGACCTCGATACCGACCGCTCGGGGCTAGCAGCCTCGGCGTGA
- a CDS encoding ATP-binding protein — MKINLTTKLFAGFLLLLGLFAAVVVVNYRLAGQVLRNSQRVEVSQHTSADGATLLRSIIDMETGFRGYLLLGNEQILQPYYSGERDLLHRFNVLRDELTDEPAQRQRLDTTQHYYQQWTAYTHLMISEKRAAHTRDPQQQGLTGMAHASLTEGLAGKQVMDAIRFQMASFDTAETANRQAQRQRLADSISRAQTLSGLITGLALLFGLFWAVYIVRLLSHRLRSMIAMARRLADGDYKTQLVDTEHDEVSELTTTLNTMARTIDQNISQLEGRNQELDQFAYVVSHDLKAPLRGIESASRWIEEDMGKDSLPPHIQEFLGLMRQRVHRMENLITGILALARVGKVAEANEAVFVRQLLREITDTVGLPEGMQLELPFFLPTLPTNRTQLQQVFTNLISNAIKYHDHPGTGTIRIGCEDLNDTFYRFSVQDDGPGIAPEYHERIFIIFQTLVERDALESTGVGLAIVKKIVERQGGRIWVESAEGHGATFFFTWPKKPAAKAASASVQAVPAAQLAAVAK, encoded by the coding sequence ATGAAAATTAACCTTACTACTAAACTCTTTGCCGGTTTCTTACTGCTGCTGGGCTTGTTTGCCGCCGTGGTAGTGGTTAATTATCGCCTCGCGGGCCAGGTGCTGCGCAACTCGCAGCGGGTGGAGGTTTCCCAGCATACCTCGGCCGATGGCGCCACGCTGCTGCGCAGCATTATCGACATGGAAACGGGCTTTCGGGGCTACTTGCTGCTCGGCAATGAGCAGATACTCCAGCCCTACTACTCGGGTGAGCGCGACTTGCTGCACCGTTTTAATGTGCTGCGCGACGAGCTGACTGATGAGCCGGCGCAGCGCCAGCGCCTCGACACCACCCAGCACTATTATCAGCAGTGGACGGCCTACACCCACTTGATGATAAGTGAAAAGCGCGCCGCCCATACCCGCGACCCGCAGCAGCAGGGCCTCACCGGCATGGCCCACGCTAGCCTGACCGAAGGCCTGGCCGGCAAGCAGGTAATGGATGCCATCCGCTTCCAGATGGCTAGCTTCGACACGGCCGAAACTGCCAACCGCCAGGCCCAGCGCCAGCGCCTGGCCGACAGTATTTCGCGCGCGCAAACGCTGTCGGGGCTGATAACCGGGCTAGCCTTGCTCTTTGGCTTGTTCTGGGCCGTGTACATTGTGCGGCTGCTGTCTCACCGCCTGCGCAGCATGATAGCCATGGCCCGGCGCCTGGCCGATGGCGACTACAAAACGCAACTCGTAGACACCGAGCACGATGAGGTGAGCGAACTGACGACAACGCTGAACACGATGGCCCGCACCATTGACCAGAATATCAGCCAGCTGGAAGGCCGAAACCAGGAGCTCGACCAGTTTGCCTACGTGGTGTCGCACGACCTGAAGGCCCCGCTGCGCGGCATCGAGAGCGCCTCGCGCTGGATTGAGGAAGATATGGGCAAGGACTCGTTGCCGCCCCACATCCAGGAGTTTCTGGGCCTGATGCGGCAGCGGGTGCACCGCATGGAAAATCTCATTACCGGCATTCTGGCGCTGGCTAGGGTGGGCAAGGTGGCCGAAGCCAACGAGGCAGTGTTTGTGCGCCAGCTGCTGCGCGAAATCACCGACACCGTGGGCCTGCCCGAGGGCATGCAGCTGGAACTGCCGTTTTTTCTGCCCACGCTACCCACCAACCGCACGCAGCTTCAACAGGTGTTTACCAACTTGATTTCCAACGCCATCAAGTACCACGACCACCCGGGCACCGGCACCATCCGCATCGGCTGCGAAGACCTCAACGACACGTTTTACCGCTTCTCGGTGCAGGACGATGGCCCCGGCATTGCGCCCGAATACCACGAGCGCATTTTTATTATTTTTCAGACCCTGGTAGAGCGCGACGCCCTTGAAAGCACCGGCGTGGGGCTGGCCATCGTCAAGAAAATAGTAGAGCGCCAGGGCGGCCGCATCTGGGTCGAGTCGGCTGAAGGACATGGCGCTACGTTCTTTTTCACTTGGCCCAAAAAGCCAGCTGCCAAGGCAGCCTCGGCCAGCGTGCAGGCCGTGCCAGCCGCACAGCTCGCCGCCGTGGCCAAATAG
- a CDS encoding CZB domain-containing protein, translating to MSPEAIKQDFESALVKHFSFKARLRSFLHGNSNEQGPLRDADQCALGQWITERRQGPYSHLPELRELDLQHRLIHQQANRLMDLHLTGHREEALAGFGEVQVLADNILALLQTMEAKLRTAQA from the coding sequence ATGAGTCCCGAAGCCATCAAGCAGGATTTTGAGTCTGCCCTCGTCAAGCATTTTTCTTTTAAAGCCCGGCTGCGCTCTTTTTTGCACGGCAATAGCAACGAACAGGGCCCCCTGCGCGACGCCGACCAGTGCGCGCTGGGCCAATGGATAACCGAGCGCCGGCAGGGACCTTACAGCCACCTGCCCGAGCTGCGCGAGCTCGATTTGCAGCACCGCCTCATCCACCAGCAGGCCAACCGGCTCATGGACCTGCACCTGACCGGCCACCGCGAAGAAGCCCTGGCCGGCTTTGGCGAGGTGCAGGTGCTGGCCGACAATATCCTGGCGCTGCTGCAAACAATGGAAGCCAAACTGCGTACTGCGCAAGCGTGA